Proteins from a genomic interval of Odontesthes bonariensis isolate fOdoBon6 chromosome 7, fOdoBon6.hap1, whole genome shotgun sequence:
- the asb13b gene encoding ankyrin repeat and SOCS box protein 13 encodes MEITRTRPSLYGEIAHGLGFWTDRSAVHEAAAQGRALQLQQLIEGGAAVNIVAVDSITPLHEACIQGQTQCVRLLLDAGAQVDARNIDGSTPLCDACAAGSLDCVKLLLQYGATVNPPLFTFSPLHEACMGGNSDCVQLMIDRGAFMEAHDCHYGTPLHVACARQHYDCAKVLLVAGANVNAAKLHETALHHAAKTKNTDLIELLVEFGGNLFSRDNLNKRPIHYTSVGSPSYLCFEFYENTPLSLQQLSRVILRRALGTRAQEVVSKLGLPKRIISFLSHNPPSVIDI; translated from the exons ATGGAGATCACGCGGACCAGGCCGTCCTTGTATGGAGAAATCG CTCATGGCCTTGGATTCTGGACAGACCGGTCAGCGGTGCATGAGGCTGCCGCACAGGGCAGAGCCCTCCAGCTACAGCAACTGATTGAGGGAGGAGCAGCGGTTAACATTGTGGCTGTGGACTCCATCACCCCCCTCCACGAGGCATGTATACAGGGTCAAACCCAGTGCGTCAGACTGCTGCTGGACGCTGGTGCGCAG GTTGATGCCCGAAACATCGACGGCAGCACTCCGCTGTGCGATGCCTGTGCAGCCGGTAGCCTGGACTGTGTCAAACTGCTGTTACAGTATGGAGCAACTGTCAATCCTCCACTGTTCACCTTCTCCCCTCTTCATGAGGCATGCATGGGTG GTAATTCAGATTGTGTTCAGCTCATGATTGATCGAGGAGCTTTCATGGAGGCGCATGACTGTCACTATGGGACACCACTTCATGTAGCCTGTGCCAGGCAACATTACGACTGCGCCAAAGTACTCCTCGTTGCAG GGGCAAATGTGAACGCTGCCAAGCTCCATGAGACCGCTCTTCATCATGCAGCTAAAACAAAGAACACCGATCTGATAGAGCTACTGGTGGAGTTTGGGGGTAATTTATTTTCCAGAGATAACCTCAACAAAAGGCCCATTCACTACACCAGTGTGGGATCTCCCTCTTACCTCTGCTTTGAGTTCTATGAGA ATACCCCACTCAGTCTACAGCAGCTCAGCAGAGTGATTTTGAGGAGGGCTCTTGGCACAAGAGCCCAAGAAGTTGTTTCCAAGCTGGGTTTGCCCAAGCGCATCATAAGCTTTCTGTCTCACAATCCCCCTTCTGTTATTGATATTTAA